A single genomic interval of Osmia lignaria lignaria isolate PbOS001 chromosome 9, iyOsmLign1, whole genome shotgun sequence harbors:
- the LOC117602938 gene encoding eukaryotic translation initiation factor 2-alpha kinase isoform X2, giving the protein MSVTDLWKRIWLCSLCMVFLIFPLIDTSDIKQLTFCEQKSSRSLLFISTLDGKISALDANNSGKKQWTLDLNEGPMLSSSIHRRELNNNGQWIRLIPSLNGGLYKFDGENLEAIPVTANQLLHSSFRYSDDLVFSGGREVKSYGISSTTGKILYECGIHGCTNSTQKEAFVEQEMLIVQRFQQTVRAVEPRTGIERWNFSVGQHDLTLVPQSDVYCQNKVQSHNLDIEIKVVIPDGLIWAINKNNPTVKLWQQKFDSPIVSIWREDANTKSGMHDRQLYIQENGELHKSLEISQKHVQHSKYPWQPYPAVGHAVKKTLPSPTNDNNDDALLQISDAQSTTALSVLYNSEYVNGNGFYLYSKDQLQLGNDKQCGHQNPILLLIDKEEKVYISNDTHGEDDDTPVQIIIVSLWYWWKEVLVISITTAILLNFMLTQRLLNATTLAKDAVLPPLIVERHIETNKSNIQQSDDGKNSDDFKSRYLTDFEPVDCLGKGGYGVVFEAKNKIDDCNYAIKRIALPNSKYSRERVMREVKALAKLDHQNIVRYFNAWLECPPAGWQEKHDPQCMNKLMSPNSEFTADITPSITKINNSVCINVTQTDQSSVDSACEAYEINRIDSNEDSFIIFEKPHSVGSNEDIINIRNCSSGSSNTSISNNIVGKELPTTDDSESIVFEDTESKRSEKENKRKRQASFSLNLNKSNSYKSPKMFLYIQMQLCQRLSLREWLKIQSTRDYRRVLNIFQQIVDAVEYVHLQGLIHRDLKPSNIFFSFDDKIKVGDFGLVTAMTEDYDEAHTPAENEDITLKNSLHTAYVGTHLYMSPEQINGQGYNYKVDIYSLGIILFELLIPFVTEMERITTLINLRKSIFPNNFGNDYPSEHNLLNMMLDENPNKRPTTFGIKAKAPLLNDEIANGFGTSEDTKWHFELPQLTRHSSVISSSSNDS; this is encoded by the exons ATGTCTGTAACAGATTTATGGAAACGAATATGGCTTTGTTCGTTATGCATGGTTTTCTTAATATTCCCGCTGATTGACACAAGTGATATAAAACAATTGACGTTTTGCGAACAGAAATCTTCACGCAG tttattatttATAAGCACTTTAGATGGAAAGATATCTGCTTTGGATGCTAATAATTCTGGAAAAAAACAATGGACATTAGATTTGAACGAAGGACCTATGTTATCATCAAGCATTCATCGCAGagaa CTTAACAATAATGGACAATGGATTCGTTTAATTCCCTCTTTAAATGGTGGATTATATAAATTTGATGGTGAAAATTTAGAAGCAATACCAGTAACAGCAAATCAACTGTTACATTCATCTTTTCGTTATTCTGATGATTTAGTATTTTCTGGTGGCAGAGAAGTTAAATCATATG GTATATCAAGTACAACAGGAAAGATTTTATATGAATGTGGAATTCATGGCTGTACTAATAGCACTCAGAAAGAAGCTTTTGTCGAACAAGAAATGTTAATTGTCCAAAGATTTCAACAGACTGTGAGAGCGGTTGAACCTCGTACCGGTATTGAAAg ATGGAACTTCAGTGTTGGACAGCATGATTTAACACTGGTCCCTCAATCTGATGTTTATTGCCAAAATAAAGTTCAATCTCATAATTTAGATATTGAAATTAAAGTTGTTATACCTGATGGTTTGATCTGGGCTATTAATAAGAATAATCCTACAGTGAAATTATGGCAACAGAAG TTTGACTCTCCGATCGTTTCTATTTGGCGTGAAGATGCAAATACAAAAAGTG GTATGCATGACAGGCAGTTATACATACAAGAAAATGGAGAATTACATAAATCATTAGAAATTTCACAAAAGCATGTGCAGCACTCAAAATACCCATGGCAACCTTATCCTGCTGTTG GTCATGCAGTTAAAAAAACTCTTCCTAGTCCAAcaaatgataataatgatgatgCTTTACTTCAAATAAGTGATGCACAAAGTACTACTGCATTGTCAGTTTTATATAATTCAGAATATGTGAACG GAAATGGATTCTATTTGTATTCTAAAGATCAGTTGCAATTAGGTAATGACAAACAATGTGGTCACCAAAATCCAATCCTACTGCTTattgataaagaagaaaaagtgtATATATCAAATGATACTCATGGAGAAGATGATGATACGCCTGTCCAAATTATAATTGTATCATTGTGGTATTGGTG GAAGGAAGTTTTAGTAATTTCAATTACCACTGcaattttacttaattttatgTTAACGCAACGTCTGTTAAATGCCACCACTCTTGCTAAAGATGCGGTACTTCCG CCTTTAATAGTTGAACGCCATATAGAAACAAATAAAAGCAATATCCAACAGAGTGATGATGGAAAGAACAGTGATGATTTCAAATCACGTTATCTCACTGATTTTGAGCCAGTCGATTGTTTAGGAAAAGGTGGTTATGGCGTCGTTTTTGAGGCAAAGAATAAAATAGACGATTGTAATTATGCTATTAAAAGAATTGCTCTACCAAACAG TAAATATTCAAGAGAGCGTGTAATGCGAGAGGTGAAGGCATTAGCTAAATTAGATCACCAAAATATCGTAAGATATTTTAATGCATGGCTAGAATGTCCACCAGCTGGTTGGCAAGAAAAACATGATCCTCAATGTATGAACAAGCTAATGTCCCCGAATTCTGAATTTACTGCTGATATTACTCCTTCGATTACGAAGATTAATAATTCTGTTTGTATTAATGTTACTCAAACTGATCAATCATCAGTGGATAGTGCTTGCGAGGCATATGAAATAAATCGTATCGATTCAAACGAggattcttttattatttttgagaaGCCTCATTCAGTAGGTTCAAATGAGGATATAATTAATATTCGTAATTGTAGTAGCGGAAGTTCTAATACATCTATTTCAAACAACATAGTAGGAAAAGAATTACCCACAACTGATGATTCAGAAAGCATCGTGTTCGAGGACACTGAAAGTAAACGCtcagagaaagaaaataaaagaaagcgaCAAGCATCGTTTTCTTTAAATTTGAACAAATCAAATTCATATAAATCTCCAAAAATGTTCCTCTATATACAGATGCAACTGTGCCAAAGGTTAAGTCTTCGAGAATGGCTTAAAATACAATCAACAAGGGATTATCGtcgggtattaaatatatttcaacaaaTAGTTGACGCTGTTGAGTATGTTCATTTGCAAGGACTCATTCATCGTGATTTAAAG CcctcaaatatatttttttccttcgatgataaaataaaagttggaGATTTTGGTCTTGTAACTGCAATGACAGAAGATTACGACGAGGCTCATACTCCTGCAGAAAATGAAGATATTACTTTGAAAAACAGTTTACATACCGCGTATGTCGGTACACATCTTTATATGTCCCCTGAGCAGATAAATGGGCAGGGCTATAATTACAAAGTTGATATTTACTCCTTAgggattattttatttgaactcCTTATTCCATTTGTTACTGAAATGGAGAGAATAACCACTCTCATAAATTTAAGGAAATCGATATTTCCAAATAATTTCGGTAATGATTATCCATCCGAG cataatttgttaaatatgatgTTGGATGAAAATCCTAACAAAAGACCAACAACATTCGGTATCAAGGCGAAAGCACCATTATTGAATGATGAAATAGCCAATGGATTTGGTACAAGTGAAGATACAAAATGGCATTTTGAACTGCCTCAATTAACAAGACATTCCTCTGTAATTAGTAGCAGTAGCAATGATTCTTAG
- the LOC117602938 gene encoding eukaryotic translation initiation factor 2-alpha kinase isoform X1: protein MSVTDLWKRIWLCSLCMVFLIFPLIDTSDIKQLTFCEQKSSRSLLFISTLDGKISALDANNSGKKQWTLDLNEGPMLSSSIHRRELNNNGQWIRLIPSLNGGLYKFDGENLEAIPVTANQLLHSSFRYSDDLVFSGGREVKSYGISSTTGKILYECGIHGCTNSTQKEAFVEQEMLIVQRFQQTVRAVEPRTGIERWNFSVGQHDLTLVPQSDVYCQNKVQSHNLDIEIKVVIPDGLIWAINKNNPTVKLWQQKFDSPIVSIWREDANTKSGEYNNLKEINLFDSKQWSWGTEFSTSPGIYLGMHDRQLYIQENGELHKSLEISQKHVQHSKYPWQPYPAVGHAVKKTLPSPTNDNNDDALLQISDAQSTTALSVLYNSEYVNGNGFYLYSKDQLQLGNDKQCGHQNPILLLIDKEEKVYISNDTHGEDDDTPVQIIIVSLWYWWKEVLVISITTAILLNFMLTQRLLNATTLAKDAVLPPLIVERHIETNKSNIQQSDDGKNSDDFKSRYLTDFEPVDCLGKGGYGVVFEAKNKIDDCNYAIKRIALPNSKYSRERVMREVKALAKLDHQNIVRYFNAWLECPPAGWQEKHDPQCMNKLMSPNSEFTADITPSITKINNSVCINVTQTDQSSVDSACEAYEINRIDSNEDSFIIFEKPHSVGSNEDIINIRNCSSGSSNTSISNNIVGKELPTTDDSESIVFEDTESKRSEKENKRKRQASFSLNLNKSNSYKSPKMFLYIQMQLCQRLSLREWLKIQSTRDYRRVLNIFQQIVDAVEYVHLQGLIHRDLKPSNIFFSFDDKIKVGDFGLVTAMTEDYDEAHTPAENEDITLKNSLHTAYVGTHLYMSPEQINGQGYNYKVDIYSLGIILFELLIPFVTEMERITTLINLRKSIFPNNFGNDYPSEHNLLNMMLDENPNKRPTTFGIKAKAPLLNDEIANGFGTSEDTKWHFELPQLTRHSSVISSSSNDS, encoded by the exons ATGTCTGTAACAGATTTATGGAAACGAATATGGCTTTGTTCGTTATGCATGGTTTTCTTAATATTCCCGCTGATTGACACAAGTGATATAAAACAATTGACGTTTTGCGAACAGAAATCTTCACGCAG tttattatttATAAGCACTTTAGATGGAAAGATATCTGCTTTGGATGCTAATAATTCTGGAAAAAAACAATGGACATTAGATTTGAACGAAGGACCTATGTTATCATCAAGCATTCATCGCAGagaa CTTAACAATAATGGACAATGGATTCGTTTAATTCCCTCTTTAAATGGTGGATTATATAAATTTGATGGTGAAAATTTAGAAGCAATACCAGTAACAGCAAATCAACTGTTACATTCATCTTTTCGTTATTCTGATGATTTAGTATTTTCTGGTGGCAGAGAAGTTAAATCATATG GTATATCAAGTACAACAGGAAAGATTTTATATGAATGTGGAATTCATGGCTGTACTAATAGCACTCAGAAAGAAGCTTTTGTCGAACAAGAAATGTTAATTGTCCAAAGATTTCAACAGACTGTGAGAGCGGTTGAACCTCGTACCGGTATTGAAAg ATGGAACTTCAGTGTTGGACAGCATGATTTAACACTGGTCCCTCAATCTGATGTTTATTGCCAAAATAAAGTTCAATCTCATAATTTAGATATTGAAATTAAAGTTGTTATACCTGATGGTTTGATCTGGGCTATTAATAAGAATAATCCTACAGTGAAATTATGGCAACAGAAG TTTGACTCTCCGATCGTTTCTATTTGGCGTGAAGATGCAAATACAAAAAGTGGTGAATATAACAATTTAAAAgagattaatttatttgataGCAAACAGTGGTCATGGGGTACAGAGTTTTCAACCAGTCCAGGTATTTATTTAGGTATGCATGACAGGCAGTTATACATACAAGAAAATGGAGAATTACATAAATCATTAGAAATTTCACAAAAGCATGTGCAGCACTCAAAATACCCATGGCAACCTTATCCTGCTGTTG GTCATGCAGTTAAAAAAACTCTTCCTAGTCCAAcaaatgataataatgatgatgCTTTACTTCAAATAAGTGATGCACAAAGTACTACTGCATTGTCAGTTTTATATAATTCAGAATATGTGAACG GAAATGGATTCTATTTGTATTCTAAAGATCAGTTGCAATTAGGTAATGACAAACAATGTGGTCACCAAAATCCAATCCTACTGCTTattgataaagaagaaaaagtgtATATATCAAATGATACTCATGGAGAAGATGATGATACGCCTGTCCAAATTATAATTGTATCATTGTGGTATTGGTG GAAGGAAGTTTTAGTAATTTCAATTACCACTGcaattttacttaattttatgTTAACGCAACGTCTGTTAAATGCCACCACTCTTGCTAAAGATGCGGTACTTCCG CCTTTAATAGTTGAACGCCATATAGAAACAAATAAAAGCAATATCCAACAGAGTGATGATGGAAAGAACAGTGATGATTTCAAATCACGTTATCTCACTGATTTTGAGCCAGTCGATTGTTTAGGAAAAGGTGGTTATGGCGTCGTTTTTGAGGCAAAGAATAAAATAGACGATTGTAATTATGCTATTAAAAGAATTGCTCTACCAAACAG TAAATATTCAAGAGAGCGTGTAATGCGAGAGGTGAAGGCATTAGCTAAATTAGATCACCAAAATATCGTAAGATATTTTAATGCATGGCTAGAATGTCCACCAGCTGGTTGGCAAGAAAAACATGATCCTCAATGTATGAACAAGCTAATGTCCCCGAATTCTGAATTTACTGCTGATATTACTCCTTCGATTACGAAGATTAATAATTCTGTTTGTATTAATGTTACTCAAACTGATCAATCATCAGTGGATAGTGCTTGCGAGGCATATGAAATAAATCGTATCGATTCAAACGAggattcttttattatttttgagaaGCCTCATTCAGTAGGTTCAAATGAGGATATAATTAATATTCGTAATTGTAGTAGCGGAAGTTCTAATACATCTATTTCAAACAACATAGTAGGAAAAGAATTACCCACAACTGATGATTCAGAAAGCATCGTGTTCGAGGACACTGAAAGTAAACGCtcagagaaagaaaataaaagaaagcgaCAAGCATCGTTTTCTTTAAATTTGAACAAATCAAATTCATATAAATCTCCAAAAATGTTCCTCTATATACAGATGCAACTGTGCCAAAGGTTAAGTCTTCGAGAATGGCTTAAAATACAATCAACAAGGGATTATCGtcgggtattaaatatatttcaacaaaTAGTTGACGCTGTTGAGTATGTTCATTTGCAAGGACTCATTCATCGTGATTTAAAG CcctcaaatatatttttttccttcgatgataaaataaaagttggaGATTTTGGTCTTGTAACTGCAATGACAGAAGATTACGACGAGGCTCATACTCCTGCAGAAAATGAAGATATTACTTTGAAAAACAGTTTACATACCGCGTATGTCGGTACACATCTTTATATGTCCCCTGAGCAGATAAATGGGCAGGGCTATAATTACAAAGTTGATATTTACTCCTTAgggattattttatttgaactcCTTATTCCATTTGTTACTGAAATGGAGAGAATAACCACTCTCATAAATTTAAGGAAATCGATATTTCCAAATAATTTCGGTAATGATTATCCATCCGAG cataatttgttaaatatgatgTTGGATGAAAATCCTAACAAAAGACCAACAACATTCGGTATCAAGGCGAAAGCACCATTATTGAATGATGAAATAGCCAATGGATTTGGTACAAGTGAAGATACAAAATGGCATTTTGAACTGCCTCAATTAACAAGACATTCCTCTGTAATTAGTAGCAGTAGCAATGATTCTTAG
- the LOC117603040 gene encoding uncharacterized protein LOC117603040 yields MEGQQFCLRWHNFQNTLLSSLPKLLDGGYLTDVTLSAGGRHIHAHKIILSACSYYFKELFKDLSSLQHPVIVLPGMEYANLCALVTFMYNGEVNIYQEQLPALLAMADTLHIRGLADIAGKNTRHDNGMYVQPPPPQLQEKILTETPIKKENKDNVMSGGESLETVLEAEAAENIEESFTDPESIPYCVKTKPYYSINAKLNQREKVSIPSVNTSSNKYPEKGYSEGGMDESTPILEDQITPAEDTKPPPVWDANFKFLTSSISGRTSQNYNKSSVTCLICGKQLSNQYNLRVHMETHSNSSYSCTACSHVSRSRDALRKHVSYRHPVASPQKRSRYNTPKP; encoded by the exons ATGGAAGGTCAACAGTTCTGTTTACGATGGCATAATTTTCAAAACACGTTGCTGAGCTCTCTTCCAAAGTTACTTGATGGTGGTTATTTAACAGATGTCACATTGAGTGCTGGTGGCAGACACATACATGCTcataaaattatactttctGCTTGTAgttattattttaaagaattatttaag GATTTGAGTTCTTTGCAACATCCTGTGATTGTGTTACCAGGGATGGAATATGCAAATTTGTGTGCTCTAGTCACATTCATGTACAATGGGGAAGTGAATATTTATCAAGAACAATTACCTGCACTTTTGGCTATGGCAGATACTTTACATATTCGTGGGCTAGCCGACATTGCTGGG AAAAATACTAGACACGATAACGGTATGTATGTTCAACCTCCACCACCGCAGTTACAAGAGAAAATATTAACTGAAACAccgataaagaaagaaaataaagacaaTGTTATGAGCGGTGGAGAATCTTTAGAAACAGTCCTAGAAGCGGAAGCAGCTGAAAATATAGAAGAATCGTTTACCGATCCAGAAAGTATACCGTATTGCGTCAAAACTAAGCCATATTATTCTATTAACGCAAAATTAAATCAAAGGGAAAAAGTCAGTATTCCATCTGTTAATACTTCATCTAATAAATATCCTGAGAAAGGGTATTCAGAAGGTGGAATGGATGAAAGTACGCCTATCTTAGAAGATCAGATTACGCCCGCAGAAGATACGAAACCTCCTCCTGTATGGGATGCAAATTTTAAGTTTCTTACAAGCTCCATAAGCGGAAGAACTTCTCAGAATTATAATAAATCTAGTGTCACTTGCCTTATCTGTGGAAAACAATTAAGTAACCAGTACAACTTGCGAGTACATATGGAGACTCACAGTAATAGTTCGTACAGTTGTACAGCTTGTTCCCACGTGTCAAGATCACGAGATGCGCTTAGGAAACATGTTTCTTACAGACACCCAGTGGCCTCACCGCAAAAACGTTCGCGATACAATACACCAAAACCCTAG
- the flr gene encoding actin-interacting protein 1 flr, translating into MSYETKYIFATLPRTQRGQPLVLGGDPNGKNFLYTNGNSVIIRNIDNPAIADIYTEHSCPVNVAKYSPSGFYIASGDQSGKVRIWDTVNKEHILKNEFHPIGGPIKDIAWSPDNQRMVVVGEGRERFGHVFMAETGTSVGEISGQSKPINSCDFRPAKPFRLITGSEDNTIAIFEGPPFKFKMTKQEHARFVQAVRYSPSGNLFASAGFDGKVFIYDGTSSDLVGEVGSPAHQGGVYGVAWKPDGTQLLTASGDKTCKLWDVETRSLISEFNMGSTVDDQQVSCLWQGNHLLSVSLSGFINYLDVDNPAKPIRIIKGHNKPITVLTLSSDRNTIYTGSHDGYITSWNANTGENDRVLGQGHGNQINGMKTAKNILYTVGIDDTLRSVDVDTNTYTDTCVVKLDSQPRGIDIYNDIVVIVTVRQITVTQDGRKVSSVPIDYEPSCVSINQENGDVAVGATSNNTIHIYTLSGTDLSPKTELEHLGSVTDVAYSPDSKYLVACDTNRKVVLYTVSEYKLAHNREWGFHNARVNSVAWSPDSIMVASGSLDTTIIIWSVTNPAKHTIIKNAHPQSQITRLVWLDEETLISVGQDCNTKIWRIEKI; encoded by the exons ATGTCCTATGAAACAA AATACATATTTGCAACATTACCCAGAACACAAAGAGGTCAGCCTCTTGTATTAGGAGGTGATCCTAACgggaaaaattttttatatactaATGGCAATAGtgtaattattagaaatatcgAT aaTCCAGCTATTGCAGATATTTATACAGAGCATTCTTGTCCAGTCAATGTTGCTAAATATTCTCCAAGTGGATTTTACATAGCCTCTGGTG ATCAGTCAGGTAAAGTACGCATTTGGGATACTGTTAACAAGGAACATATTTTGAAGAATGAATTTCATCCTATTGGAGGACCAATTAAAGACATAGCATGGTCACCTGACAACCAACGCATGGTAGTTGTCGGAGAAGGGAGGGAGAG ATTTGGTCACGTATTTATGGCGGAAACCGGTACGTCTGTAGGTGAAATATCTGGGCAGAGTAAACCCATTAATTCCTGTGACTTCAGACCTGCTAAACCATTTAGATTAATCACTGGAAGCGAGGACAATACCATTGCTATTTTCGAAGGGCCGCCATTTAAATTTAA AATGACGAAGCAGGAACATGCTCGATTTGTTCAAGCTGTGCGTTACTCACCTAGCGGCAATTTGTTCGCATCTGCAGGATTCGATGGAAAAGTGTTCATTTATGACGGTACAAGCTCCGATTTAGTTGGCGAAGTAGGATCACCTGCTCATCAAGGCGGAGTGTATGGA GTAGCTTGGAAGCCGGATGGAACGCAGTTATTAACTGCTTCCGGCGACAAGACATGTAAACTTTGGGATGTAGAAACTCGCTCTTTGATTAGCGAATTTAACATGGGATCAACTGTCGATGATCAACAA GTCAGCTGTTTATGGCAAGGAAATCATTTATTGTCTGTATCTCTAAGCGGTTTCATTAATTATCTTGATGTTGACAATCCTGCGAAACCAATTAGGATAATAAAA GGTCATAATAAACCAATAACAGTATTAACTCTAAGTTCCGATAGAAATACAATTTATACTGGATCTCATGACGGCTATATTACTAGCTGGAATGCGAACACTGGAGAAAATGATCGTGTCCTAGGTCAAGGACATGGAAATCAAATTAACGGAATGAAGACTGCAAAGAACATACTTTATACTGTTGGTATCGATGACACTTTGAGATCGGTTGATGTTGATACAAATACATATACAGACACGTGTGTAGTTAAACTAGACTCTCAACCACGGGGTATAGATATTTACAATGATATAGTTGTAATTGTAACCGTTCGACAG ATAACTGTTACGCAAGATGGTCGAAAAGTATCAAGTGTACCTATCGATTATGAACCATCTTGTGTATCAATTAATCAAGAAAATGGTGATGTAGCTGTGGGTGCTACATCAAATAACACT attcATATTTATACGCTCTCAGGTACCGATCTGTCACCAAAAACTGAATTAGAACATCTAGGTTCGGTAACCGATGTTGCTTACAGTCCTGATAGCAAATACTTGGTAGCTTGTGACACAAATAGAAAAGTGGTTCTTTATACTGTTTCGGAATACAAG CTTGCGCACAATAGGGAATGGGGTTTTCACAACGCCCGAGTAAATTCTGTAGCCTGGTCTCCTGATTCAATTATGGTTGCAAGCGGGAGTCTTGATACAACAATCATTATTTGGAGTGTAACAAATCCAGCTAAACATACTATCATTAAAA atGCTCATCCTCAGAGCCAGATAACACGTTTAGTTTGGCTTGACGAGGAAACGTTGATCTCAGTTGGACAAGATTGCAATACCAAGATATGGCGCATAGAAAAGATTTAA
- the Reg-5 gene encoding rhythmically expressed gene 5 isoform X2 codes for MSNLRTYVLFAAILILGCHTLCATASAIPMWEFLSRDEKMSYLFRVFSQQVATFCVDSSMPDCNKNLLVSGLRNLANMDDNALDKLDPYQRDAKEITTSGSETNGLGEETISEHTGPYLVGPMVIRVYPDGRPVPEDSMRPLPQDEDIKEFRHSRVPSVEEIEANRNVFYEKQSKGNSYPVRRNNRQAYEESPCFRKDDSLFKRRLLQEIVKRKLRY; via the exons ATGAGCAATCTGAGAACTTACGTGCTCTTTGCTGCTATCCTAATATTGGGATGCCATACATTATGTGCCACTGCTTCCGCGATACCAATGTGGGAATTCCTTTCGCGAGATGAGAAA ATGAGCTACTTGTTCAGAGTGTTCAGTCAACAGGTGGCCACATTCTGTGTTGACTCTTCGATGCCAGAttgtaacaaaaatttattggTTTCTGGTCTTCGAAATCTGGCTAATATGGACGATAATGCTCTCGATAAATTGGATCCGTATCAACGTGATGCAAAAGAAATTA CTACTAGTGGGAGCGAAACAAATGGCTTAGGCGAAGAAACGATATCAGAGCATACAGGGCCTTATTTGGTGGGACCAATGGTGATTCGTGTGTATCCGGATGGTCGACCAGTTCCAGAGGATTCCATGCGCCCTTTGCCCCAGGATGAGGACATCAAAGAATTCAGACATTCTCGTGTGCCCTCAGTCGAGGAGATTGAAGCGAATAGAAACGTCTTTTATGAGAAACAATCGAAAGGAAATTCGTATCCTGTGAGAAGGAATAATCGCCAAGCGTACGAGGAGTCTCCTTGTTTTCGAAAAGATGATTCGTTATTTAAAAGACGATTGCTTCAGGAAATTGTAAAGCGTAAATTACGTTATTAG
- the Reg-5 gene encoding rhythmically expressed gene 5 isoform X3 translates to MSYLFRVFSQQVATFCVDSSMPDCNKNLLVSGLRNLANMDDNALDKLDPYQRDAKEIIWGAMVKNEYSTRVAHEPNESYFATGTDSVATSGSETNGLGEETISEHTGPYLVGPMVIRVYPDGRPVPEDSMRPLPQDEDIKEFRHSRVPSVEEIEANRNVFYEKQSKGNSYPVRRNNRQAYEESPCFRKDDSLFKRRLLQEIVKRKLRY, encoded by the exons ATGAGCTACTTGTTCAGAGTGTTCAGTCAACAGGTGGCCACATTCTGTGTTGACTCTTCGATGCCAGAttgtaacaaaaatttattggTTTCTGGTCTTCGAAATCTGGCTAATATGGACGATAATGCTCTCGATAAATTGGATCCGTATCAACGTGATGCAAAAGAAATTA TCTGGGGTGCAATGGTAAAGAATGAGTATTCAACGAGAGTCGCTCATGAACCGAATGAATCCTATTTCGCCACCGGTACCGATTCAGTAG CTACTAGTGGGAGCGAAACAAATGGCTTAGGCGAAGAAACGATATCAGAGCATACAGGGCCTTATTTGGTGGGACCAATGGTGATTCGTGTGTATCCGGATGGTCGACCAGTTCCAGAGGATTCCATGCGCCCTTTGCCCCAGGATGAGGACATCAAAGAATTCAGACATTCTCGTGTGCCCTCAGTCGAGGAGATTGAAGCGAATAGAAACGTCTTTTATGAGAAACAATCGAAAGGAAATTCGTATCCTGTGAGAAGGAATAATCGCCAAGCGTACGAGGAGTCTCCTTGTTTTCGAAAAGATGATTCGTTATTTAAAAGACGATTGCTTCAGGAAATTGTAAAGCGTAAATTACGTTATTAG
- the Reg-5 gene encoding rhythmically expressed gene 5 isoform X1, with product MSNLRTYVLFAAILILGCHTLCATASAIPMWEFLSRDEKMSYLFRVFSQQVATFCVDSSMPDCNKNLLVSGLRNLANMDDNALDKLDPYQRDAKEIIWGAMVKNEYSTRVAHEPNESYFATGTDSVATSGSETNGLGEETISEHTGPYLVGPMVIRVYPDGRPVPEDSMRPLPQDEDIKEFRHSRVPSVEEIEANRNVFYEKQSKGNSYPVRRNNRQAYEESPCFRKDDSLFKRRLLQEIVKRKLRY from the exons ATGAGCAATCTGAGAACTTACGTGCTCTTTGCTGCTATCCTAATATTGGGATGCCATACATTATGTGCCACTGCTTCCGCGATACCAATGTGGGAATTCCTTTCGCGAGATGAGAAA ATGAGCTACTTGTTCAGAGTGTTCAGTCAACAGGTGGCCACATTCTGTGTTGACTCTTCGATGCCAGAttgtaacaaaaatttattggTTTCTGGTCTTCGAAATCTGGCTAATATGGACGATAATGCTCTCGATAAATTGGATCCGTATCAACGTGATGCAAAAGAAATTA TCTGGGGTGCAATGGTAAAGAATGAGTATTCAACGAGAGTCGCTCATGAACCGAATGAATCCTATTTCGCCACCGGTACCGATTCAGTAG CTACTAGTGGGAGCGAAACAAATGGCTTAGGCGAAGAAACGATATCAGAGCATACAGGGCCTTATTTGGTGGGACCAATGGTGATTCGTGTGTATCCGGATGGTCGACCAGTTCCAGAGGATTCCATGCGCCCTTTGCCCCAGGATGAGGACATCAAAGAATTCAGACATTCTCGTGTGCCCTCAGTCGAGGAGATTGAAGCGAATAGAAACGTCTTTTATGAGAAACAATCGAAAGGAAATTCGTATCCTGTGAGAAGGAATAATCGCCAAGCGTACGAGGAGTCTCCTTGTTTTCGAAAAGATGATTCGTTATTTAAAAGACGATTGCTTCAGGAAATTGTAAAGCGTAAATTACGTTATTAG